Below is a genomic region from Rhodohalobacter sp. 614A.
TTAAGCATTCCTGAAGTTCGTGATGAAGTTTCCCGGCCGAAATCGATTACAGTTTCTTACAAAGACCGGGATTTTAATGAGCAAACGCTGAAAGCATCTGGATGGCTGGCGAGGGTGATTCAACATGAGTACGATCACTTGCAGGGAGTTCTTTTTCTCGATTATTTGAGTGCGTTCAAGCGGAGGCTTCATAAATCTACCCTGCGGAAGATTGAAAAGGGCAAGCTTGAAACAGAGTATCCTCTGGTTCCCAAATTATAGAATAGGTCATGCACTCGTTAAAGATTATTTTTATGGGATCGCCCGATTTTGCGATACCCAGCCTGGAAAAAATCCATGCCTCCAATCATACCATTCAGGCAGTTGTAAGCAATCCCGATAAACGGCGTGGACGAGGCGGAACACCAGAGCCGACCGCAGTAAAAAAACGCGCTCTTCAAATGGGATTGAAAACCATTGATGTGCAAGATGTGAAGTCAGATGAATTTCACAAAAGCATCCGCGACCTGAATCCTGATCTTCTTGTTGTGGTTGCTTTCAGAATTTTGCCGGTTTCCGTTTTAAAGATTCCTTCGATCGGGTCTGTAAACCTTCACGCTTCCCTTTTGCCGAAATACCGTGGAGCGGCACCCATTCATTGGTCCATCATCAAAGGAGAAAAGGAGACGGGATGTACCGTCTTTTTCTTGAATGAGAATGTAGATACGGGAGAAATTATCGCACAAAACCGTACAAAAATCGGGGAAAATGAAACGACCGGTGATTTGTATAACCGTCTGAAGGAGACAGGTGCAGATTTATTGTTGGAGGCTATCAATCAAATTGCAGGGGATTCGGTACAAACAACCAAACAAGATCACCAGCTGGCAACCCCGGCTCCCAAACTTTTCAAGGAAAATACACGAATTGATTTCACCCGGCCGGCAAAAGATGTTCACAATTTTATTCGCGGATTGAGTCCGTTTCCAACCGCCTGGTGTTTGTACGATGGAAGAAA
It encodes:
- the fmt gene encoding methionyl-tRNA formyltransferase, with product MHSLKIIFMGSPDFAIPSLEKIHASNHTIQAVVSNPDKRRGRGGTPEPTAVKKRALQMGLKTIDVQDVKSDEFHKSIRDLNPDLLVVVAFRILPVSVLKIPSIGSVNLHASLLPKYRGAAPIHWSIIKGEKETGCTVFFLNENVDTGEIIAQNRTKIGENETTGDLYNRLKETGADLLLEAINQIAGDSVQTTKQDHQLATPAPKLFKENTRIDFTRPAKDVHNFIRGLSPFPTAWCLYDGRKMNIYRSRLAEKLNLKPGELHFEDEKLFVGCGDNPIELISVQVPGKRKMSGKDFANGYDLDVYLQ